A stretch of the Rosa rugosa chromosome 5, drRosRugo1.1, whole genome shotgun sequence genome encodes the following:
- the LOC133712826 gene encoding uncharacterized protein LOC133712826 — MLLGAQFCSDSFSSISLDAFSKNVSYSFYARIELIGPLEVQGKFGTLQRKQITLVDDDGAKLQFLLWGDQVVLANLFSEGSMLALDEPYISRSADTAAETSAEVSLEFGSATQLFLVPFVQHKEQVCVSLTPNRHQGSRLLSTLDPSQSTQVSQVSLPCDSHGSIEFSSYPFQSFITDLRNMMTGVSLYGVVTSIIKERCTTEAIFSLQIEDTTGTIWTKLHFVKYWSLGRLSLGHTVYISGLTCSMKKRKGFQLNRCNDSLEAIWSENTRGASFFNLSSLPALLNSSCLHKLTKLSDLSSQTSCTQIVHIQLEMVQFHLSTRLSHAVCGHFVTEQPMGVSKCSFCNENCDEVIRTFHLKMTLADKSGKVFAWCTGHTATEILQISPDEFFELPEEEQVMYPASLDNERFMVAIVNCKRQGSGPGDALVLATEGISWEITRALKCD; from the exons ATGCTGCTAGGAGCTCAGTTTTGTTCAGATTCATTCTCTTCAATTTCTCTTGATGCATTTAGCAAAAACGTTTCTTATTCATTTTATGCAAG AATTGAGCTCATTGGCCCCCTGGAAGTTCAAGGAAAGTTTGGAACTTTACAAAGGAAACAAATCACTCTTGTAGATGATGACGGTGCCAAGTTACAATTTCTACTGTGGGGTGACCAGGTTGTCCTGGCAAATCTTTTCAG TGAGGGAAGTATGCTTGCACTGGATGAACCATATATTTCAAGGTCCGCAGACACTGCAGCTGAAACAAGTGCTGAAGTTTCCCTTGAATTTGGTAGTGCAACACAATTGTTTTTGGTGCCTTTTGTTCAACACAAGGAACAA GTGTGTGTATCACTGACACCAAATCGCCATCAAGGATCAAGACTGCTAAGCACATTAGATCCCAGTCAGAGTACACAAGTTTCTCAAGTTTCCTTGCCCTGTGATTCACACGGGTCTATTGAGTTTAGTAGTTATCCTTTTCAA TCCTTCATTACCGATCTTCGTAACATGATGACAGGCGTCAGCCTTTACGGTGTTGTTACAAGTATCATCAAAGAAAGATGTACCACAGAAGCTATCTTCTCATTGCAAATTGAAGATACCACTGGAACAATTTGGACTAAATTACATTTTGTGAAATATTG GTCACTGGGAAGATTAAGCCTTGGCCACACCGTCTACATATCAGGTCTGACATGCTCTATGAAAAAGCGGAAGGG GTTCCAGCTAAATAGATGCAACGACAGCCTAGAAGCAATATGGTCCGAGAATACTCGTGGAGCTTCTTTCTTCAACCTCAGTAGCTTGCCAGCGCTGCTAAATTCATCTTGTCTTCATAAACTAACAAAGCTCTCTGATCTTTCCAGCCAGACTAGCTGTACTCAG ATAGTTCACATTCAGCTTGAAATGGTTCAATTTCATCTCAGTACAAGGTTGTCACATGCCGTATGTGGTCATTTTGTTACTGAGCAACCCATGGGAGTTTCTAAATGCAGCTTCTGTAATGAGAATTGTGATGAAGTAATTCGCACTTTCCACCTGAAAATGACTCTTGCTGACAAGAGTGGGAAAGTTTTTGCATGGTGTACTGGTCATACTGCTACAGAGATCCTGCAAATATCTCCTGATGAATTCTTTGAACTACCTGAG GAAGAACAAGTTATGTATCCCGCTTCATTAGATAATGAGAGGTTCATGGTTGCAATTGTTAACTGCAAAAGGCAAGGTTCTGGACCTGGTGATGCTCTGGTGCTAGCAACTGAGGGAATCTCATGGGAGATTACTCGTGCACTGAAGTGCGATTAA